A single Diceros bicornis minor isolate mBicDic1 chromosome 7, mDicBic1.mat.cur, whole genome shotgun sequence DNA region contains:
- the LOC131408014 gene encoding olfactory receptor 52A5-like produces MYKLNSTVFMPSVLTLIGIPGLESVQCWIGIPFCAVYIFALFGNSMLLVIIKSDPSLHEPMYLFLAMLGVTDIALSTCILPKMLGIFWFRMPKIYFDACLFQMWLIHTLQCIESGILLAMALDRYVAICHPLRHATIFTHRLLTQIGVGVTLRATLLSAPCLILIKCRLKYYRTTVVSHSYCEHMAIVKLAAEDVRINKIYGLFVAFSILGFDIIFIILSYIRIFITVFSLPQKEARLRAFNTCIAHICVFLEFYLLGFFSFITHRFGFHIPPYVHILLSNLYLLVPPLLNPIVYGVKTKQIRDRVSKIFHSKDLS; encoded by the coding sequence ATGTACAAACTCAACAGCACAGTCTTCATGCCCTCGGTGCTAACACTGATTGGCATCCCTGGCTTGGAGTCTGTGCAGTGCTGGATTGGGATTCCTTTCTGTGCTGTGTACATCTTTGCTCTGTTTGGGAATTCCATGCTCCTAGTCATCATCAAATCTGACCCTAGCCTTCATGAGCCCATGTATCTCTTCCTGGCAATGCTTGGAGTGACAGACATTGCTCTCAGTACTTGCATTTTACCAAAAATGCTGGGAATATTCTGGTTTCGTATGCCAAAAATTTACTTTGATGCCTGTCTCTTTCAGATGTGGCTTATTCATACCTTACAGTGTATTGAGTCAGGTATTCTGCTGGCCATGGCCCTGGACCGCTACGTGGCAATCTGTCATCCTCTGAGACATGCAACTATTTTTACCCACCGACTTCTCACTCAGATTGGGGTTGGAGTGACACTCAGAGCAACTCTCCTTTCAGCTCCATGTCTCATCCTCATCAAATGCCGGCTGAAATATTATCGAACCACTGTGGTCTCCCATTCATACTGTGAGCACATGGCCATCGTGAAATTGGCAGCAGAAGATGTTCGAATCAACAAGATCTACGGCCTGTTTGTGGCTTTCAGTATACTTGGATTTGACATAATCTTCATCATCCTCTCCTACATCCGAATATTTATAACTGTCTTCAGTCTACCTCAAAAGGAAGCTAGGCTCAGAGCCTTTAACACCTGCATTGCCCACATCTGTGTCTTCCTTGAGTTTTATCTCCTAGGCTTCTTCTCCTTCATTACACACAGGTTTGGGTTCCACATTCCGCCGTATGTTCACATTCTTCTGTCCAACCTTTACCTGCTTGTCCCACCTTTGCTCAATCCTATCGTATATGGTGTGAAGACCAAACAGATTCGAGATCGAGTGTCCAAGATTTTCCACTCTAAGGATCTTTCTTGA